AGTGTTCCGAAACGGATAGGTGAACGTAGAGCAGTAACAGCCTGTCTGTTTTATGGGCATCTTCCACTTGCAAAGGGAAAGGGCGTTAAAATCAGATTGGGAATGCGCTTGGCAAGGACAGGCGCGCCGCTACGGGCTGAGGTCGATCCTTGTGATCAAACCTGCGGTCACCCAGCCTTTCAAAAGTGATGCGGCACGCGTTGCGGCTCTGTCATCGCCAACCCATCTGCAAAGGCCCACACAAATCGAACCGAAGGTTCCGCGGTCGATAACGGCGTCAATGGCCCAGGCTTCGTCGCCCGCAAGTGATCGAAACAGGGTTTCCATCTCTTTGCGCCAGATCAACCAGGCCAAGGGTGATTCGGCTGCTTGAGGCGGATCGGGGGCATCGTTCTTCGTAATGGCCTTCCAAATGGGCACGACATTCCACTGCAGATTGAGCCGCCGCAGGGTGGGATGAAGCATAAGCCGCATTTCGGGCCAGCGTTCGGGCGGGATCGCCGCTACCTGTTCCGCAGCCACCACTATACTGTCTTCCGCATCAAAGACTTCCGCCAAGGTCCATTCAAAGGCGGCCATCTCTGTCAGGATGCGTTGGCTCTCGTAAGCAGCTGTACTGCGCAGATATTTTGGCATCGTTGCGCCGAACCAGCGAACCGAGCGAGATCGGGAAGGATACGCCTCAATGTAAGCCCGTCCGAGCTCCTCGAATTGTTCGTCTCCCATGAACTTGTTCAGCGCCGGATAGTCTTTCTTTAAGGCTTCAAGGAGGCGAAGCCTATAGGCTTCCGAGTAGATGGCAAGTCGGGTCGCCGCACTGGCTTTTTTGGTGCTGATAATCCGATCGACGATTCGATCGCCCTGATGTAACAGATGGTCCTGGAAGCATTCCTGCAGCTCCCGCAAATTGTTCATGCCGCCGCTACCTTCATTATTTCACCGGCGATGCGACGGGCCTGATTAAGTTCCGTAAGAAGTTCTTCTAACGGGGGGATATTATCGTCGCGTTCGATCATTGTGGAGACGGCCCCAAAACGGCGTACGGCGGCTGCATAAAGCGCCCATACGGGATCGATTACTGATGCATCATGAGTGTCGACTATGTAGCTCCCGTGATTTGCGTGTCCTGCAAGATGGAATTGATAGACACGCTGACTCGGGATAGCGCTTAAATAATCGTGTGGATCGAATTCATGATTAAAGGCGCTCACATATATGTTGTTTATATCTAAAAGTATGAGACAGTCAGCACGTTCTGCGATTGCGCAGAGGAATTCCCATTCGGTCATTTCCGATTTCTTATAGGTCACATAACTGGTTACATTTTCGATGAGGATCTGTCGGCCCAGGTAATCCTGAACGTGATTAATCCTGGAGACGACGTGCTCGATGGCTGATTCCGTATAAGGCAGAGGCAGGAGATCATGCATGTTGTGCCCGCCTACGCCAGTCCAGCACAGGTGGTCAGAGATCCAGGCGGGTTCAATGCGTGATGCAAGCTCCTTGAGTTGCTGGAGATACTCGCTGTCCAAAGGGTCAGCACTGCCAATGGATAGCGAGACGCCATGCATGACCATGGGATAATGCGCCCGGATGCGATCAAGGTAATACAGGGGCTTGCCCCCCGGGACCATGTAGTTTTCCGAGAGGATTTCAAACCAATCGATACCCGGCCGATCTCTCAATATGGCCTCGTAGTGATCCGGGCGCAGTCCAAGCCCGAACCCGAGATATGGCCGGTTTGGTTTGTCAGCGGGTTCCGCCATAGTGATTGAAGTGCGAAGATTTAAAAAAGGCCAGGCGCGATCTTATGACCGGGACGCGCCTGGCCCTCAATGCTGCTGAGATAACATCAAACGATTAATCGCCGACCTGCCCATCGAGTTCTTCGCACTGCTCCTTGGTTGCCTCGATAAAGCCTTTGCCCTTACAGGCATTCTGGCCTCCGCAAGCATTATCTGCCGTGGCACACGCGCCCTTGCCCTTGCAGGCGTTGACGCCGTAGCAGTGGACGGTGCCTTCCTCGGCGGCAACGGCCGAGGATACCGGGGCCAACGCAAACAGGCTGGCGGCTGCCACAGCAATGGCGACACCGGAAAGCTTTGTCGTTGTGCTCATATCCTTACTCCTCCTCTGTAACAGGTTGTTCGTATTGATCGGTCCACTTGCCTTACATGTGCGCCAAACGGACCCAACGCCTATTAGACAGATCCCGGAGGCAAAATTCTCTATTTCGCTCAGTGGAGCTACTGTTTCCTGGAGCCGTGCAGCGCCCACCGAGCTTGACATGCCGGCAACTTTAGTGTATATACACATATCATAATTCTGAAGGCCTCCGGGGCAAACTCTATTGGGGGCTTATTTTTGAGGCGATCAGTGCATATACACGGTATAACTCAAAGGATTACTTAAGATGAACATCACGAAGCGACAAGGCAGCCCATCGGCCCCTGGCCGTCGTGGCATCAATATTGCCAATCAAGCGGTTTCTCATGAAGGCGCGGAGCCCGAAGAACTTGTGGTCTGGACCATCGAAGATTTTGGTGAACTCCTGCCGCCCCATAAGGCCTTGAATGCGGATGGCGATGAGGCCTTATGGGACCGTAGTGGTCCGCTCGAGTACGAGCACAGTTTGCTCGGTTCTTTTAACGATTAACTTCATTTACTGAGGAGATGCATCATGAAAAATAACATTTTTGTAACCATTCTGGCACTCGCTGGCGCGCTCGTAAGCAGTGAGCTCGCAGCGGACGGCTTTCAGCCCTTGGCTCGTGACGCCAATACGGCGTCGAATGAGGTCATTGAAAGTTCAGCAGAGCTAAAGATCACGCCTTGGTACCTGCAGGAGACTAACGGCAGAGTCGATAGCGAGGCTGTTGGAGAAAATGCGCAGGCCTACCAGCAGGATCAGGGGAACTTGAACGGTTTTCATCCCTGGTATGTGGGCTGAGACTTGAGTGTGTGAGGATCGTGATAGGGTCGATGCCGGTGATTGCCGGTATCGGCCTGCCCACGGCCCCGCAGTTCTGAAAGCCACTGGATCAGGGTATCGAAAAACGCGAATTTTGAACGAGAGCTTGCCATGAAACTCTTAGACTTGCTGACAATGGACTACCCGTCATTGTTAGCAGCCGTTGTGTTGCTTCTGCCCACCGGATATACCGAGGGCGGAATGTTGCCACACGCCTGCACGGACTTCGCACACGCTGCCTATCTTGTTACGGCTGAGGTACGGAACAAGGAGTTTCCGCTATCCGATTTCCTGGCGAGCCTTGAAGCAGTGGAAATGACTGACTACAAGCGCGAGCAGATCGAGGCAGCGGTTCGATGGGTGTATGGGCAACAGATCGATAGTCCCGTTGTCGCCAAGCTAACAGCAATGGCCATGTGCCTGGGTGAAAAACAGCGGATGGCTGACCCCACAAATCGTGCTCGATGGGAAGGACCCTATTAAGCAGAGATCATCGCACAGTAATTTTTGACAGCCACTGATAAAAGGTGTATATACTCTTATTATGGCCAAGAAGATGCGAGACATGTTAAGCAATTGTCAGGAGGCCCAGGCGAGCTGTGCCTGTTTCAACTTGCGCAAGGCGGCGCGCGCGGTCACGCACTTTTACGAAGGATTCCTTCAAGAAACGGGACTGAGGGTGACGCAGTTATCGATTCTCTTTGCAAGCTACCTAGCCGGTGAAGTCA
This region of Gammaproteobacteria bacterium genomic DNA includes:
- a CDS encoding DUF692 domain-containing protein, producing MAEPADKPNRPYLGFGLGLRPDHYEAILRDRPGIDWFEILSENYMVPGGKPLYYLDRIRAHYPMVMHGVSLSIGSADPLDSEYLQQLKELASRIEPAWISDHLCWTGVGGHNMHDLLPLPYTESAIEHVVSRINHVQDYLGRQILIENVTSYVTYKKSEMTEWEFLCAIAERADCLILLDINNIYVSAFNHEFDPHDYLSAIPSQRVYQFHLAGHANHGSYIVDTHDASVIDPVWALYAAAVRRFGAVSTMIERDDNIPPLEELLTELNQARRIAGEIMKVAAA
- a CDS encoding DNA-binding domain-containing protein, yielding MNNLRELQECFQDHLLHQGDRIVDRIISTKKASAATRLAIYSEAYRLRLLEALKKDYPALNKFMGDEQFEELGRAYIEAYPSRSRSVRWFGATMPKYLRSTAAYESQRILTEMAAFEWTLAEVFDAEDSIVVAAEQVAAIPPERWPEMRLMLHPTLRRLNLQWNVVPIWKAITKNDAPDPPQAAESPLAWLIWRKEMETLFRSLAGDEAWAIDAVIDRGTFGSICVGLCRWVGDDRAATRAASLLKGWVTAGLITRIDLSP